A window of Thermococcus sp. genomic DNA:
ATGACCTCTCGGACTCGGAGACGAGCACTCTGGGGACCACCTTGTTGGCGTCCCTAGCGAAGAGAAAGAACATTACAAAGAAGAAAACTATCGAGACCCACCCAAGGAGTTTGCTGTGAAGGTAGCACGCCAAATCGAATATACCGATGAGACCAGCTAAACCCAAGCTTAACTCCAGTAAGGCCCTTTTAATCTCTGGGGTTCTGTATCTTGCCCGCTTCCATGCGAGCCAGAGGAGGGCAACGATCCCCACAACGAGCACGTTCAAGACAAGTAACAGAGCATCCATTTTCGCTCAGTACATTCACACTGTGGAGGGTTAAAAAGGTTTCTCATTTAAAAATAATCCTCCGGCCCCTCAAGCTCCTTCGGCGGATGCCTCTTCCGCCACCAGAGCTTCAGGCGGAGGTAGGCGTAAAAGCCGAGAAAGATGAGAAGGCCTATCAGGATTAGAACAGCCGCTATAATGAGGAAACCGAAGAGGAACAGCAGGCCCAGTATTAGAACACCCGCCAGGGCCAGGGCGCCCTTTATTCCCTCTCCCCTCATCTTCCCACCAGCCTCGCTATCCTCTCCGCGAGCTTTAAATCCTCCGGCGTGTTCACGTTTAAAGCCAAAAGCGGGTTGCTCAGCTCGAAAAACTTCTCCCCTTCGTCCCCAACCGCGTTTAATCCCACTATCGCGTAGTCCCTGTAAACTACAGGCTTCACATCCACCGGAACTCTCTCCAGCGGGAGAACGCCGGTTAAGCTTACCCTCCCCTCGAAGGCTTTCGCGATTGAACCGATGTCGGAGGCCTTAACGAAGGGCAGATCGGCTGAGACGCTCACAAAGGGCCCGAACTCCCGGAGAAGCCACCTCACATCCTCAACGTAGCCACTTCCCGACGTTTCAACGAAGGGAACTCCTTCCCTGAGGCACAGCTCCCTCGTCTTCGGCGTGTTCCTTGAGAGAGCTATGATTGTTTCTCCTATTGCTGAAGCTTCCCCATAAACCCTGAGGAGCATCGGCTTTCCTCCGACCCTTAGGACGGGCTTTTCCTTTCCCATTCGGCTCGACTTTCCACCGGCGAGGATGACTATTGGATAGCTCATGGATTGAGCTTGGGCAAGGGTTAAAAGAACCTTTCCCAAAGGGAGTTCATGAAGGCCGCTGGTGCGTTCCTTGCAATTATCCTTGCCCTTGTCCTCCTGACCTCAGGATGCCTGGGAAACGGTTCAAGTAAGGAGGCCCAAACGACATCCAGCGTACCACCTATAAGCGTTGACACGCCCTCAAGCGGTTCAGGAGGGCTATCTTCTCAACAACCTCACTCTAGCGGCCAGTTCAAAATCGGGAGCTGGGCCTACTGGCTCCAGAACGCGAGTCCAGAGGTTATAGCGGAGAGCGGCTTTGATCTGGTCGTCATTGACTATTCGCGGGACGGAAGCGATGAAACCGCCTATACGCGGGAGGAGATTGAAAAGCTTAGGAAGGCCGGCGTGATTCCG
This region includes:
- a CDS encoding NTP transferase domain-containing protein; the encoded protein is MSYPIVILAGGKSSRMGKEKPVLRVGGKPMLLRVYGEASAIGETIIALSRNTPKTRELCLREGVPFVETSGSGYVEDVRWLLREFGPFVSVSADLPFVKASDIGSIAKAFEGRVSLTGVLPLERVPVDVKPVVYRDYAIVGLNAVGDEGEKFFELSNPLLALNVNTPEDLKLAERIARLVGR